The Heyndrickxia acidicola sequence TGTATGATTACAGATTATTCTATTAGAAAGAGTGCTAAAATTGTAGAGATTAATATTGCAACAAGTTTCTTTTAGAGGCATAAAATACTTGTTTGTATAAGGGGATTTTTTGGTGTAGGCTTCGTTGAAGGTATAGTTGAGGCTGATGAAGTATTCTTGGCAGAGAGTTTTAAAGGTACAAATCTTTCTAAAATGAAAAGGAAATTTCGTAAAAGAGGTTATTTAAAAATAACAGAAAAGTAGCAAAAATCAAAAACTTTATGGGTCAATGTAATGTAGCCAACGCTCATAATAACTGATTTTAAAAAAAGTCAGCCGATATTCGTTTAATTATAACATTATATGGAAATCAAAGTTATCACTAGCATTATAGATAAACTATAATTTAGTGCAATCTTGTATTTTACTACGATTTTAAGGAGGCTTTTATGTCAGATATTATAATCAATTTACTTGAGGAGTCAGATGCACAGGAACTTTTTACATTCGAACTTAAAAATAGGGCTTTTTTTGAAAGAGTAGGTTTCCCAAGAGGAGATAACTATTATGAATTAAATAATTTCAATACACTAATAAAGGAGTCAATCGAGGAACAAGAGAAAGGATTAATAAGTATGTATTTGATAAAGAATCATAACGGAGTGATTCTTGGCAGAATAAATTTAGTATCAATAGTAAGAGGAAGCTTTAATAAGGCTGAACTCGGTTATAGAATTGGTGAGGAGCATCAAGGGAAGGGGTATGCAACAAGTGCAGTAAAACTTATTTTAGATGAAGCAGTTAATAATCATAGACTTCATAGAATAGAAGCAGGAACATCACCTGATAACATAGGTTCTCAAATAGTATTAATTAAGAATGGCTTTCAATTTGTTGGACGTTATAATAAATATATTTATAAAAATGGAAAATGGTGTGATAGCATATATTTTGAAAAAATACTTGATTGAATATATGCTGTCAAATGCGGTTAAGACGCATTCTTCTTAAAATTAACATTAAGGGCAATCAGAATGGCTTCCCTTAAAAATTGATATATTATCAACACTATTTTAAAACATAGCCTTTTAAAAAAATTTCACCCACTTTTATTGCTCTACAAGGGGCGAGACATGGAGTAGTGAAACAAAAAAATAAAGCCCTTGCTAAATTTAGCAAAAGCCTCTATAAAAACTAGTATATTTATTGATTTATTTTTCGAAATTTAATGAATGGAAAAGAGAATAATAGCAACTAACATGCCAATAGTTGTTATCACTCCGGCAACTACTGCAAGCGGCCAATATGCACGTTTATGTGTATCCTTTGCAATGGAACGAATCAGTGTCACTACATAGCCGTTATGAGGCATAGCATCCAAACCGCCAGAAGCTAGTGCTGAAACACGATGCATGGCGCCTGGATTAAGTCCCATCTTGGTATAAATAGGGGTCAAAATTGGAAGTGCAATTCCCAGTCCTCCTGAAGCGGAACCCGTCACCCCTGCAATCACCGTAACTCCAATACCAAGACCCAACAATGGTGGCCCAGGAATGTGAGTGACCGCATAAACCACCTGATGGAAGCCCTGCGTGATTGCAACAACTGATCCAAATCCAACAACAGCACAGGTATTAGAAATTGCTGTAATGGATTCCGAGGCGCCCTCTGCCAGTGAACCCCAAAATTGGCGAATGAAAGGAAACATTAATAACCAAGCCATGATAATACCGCCAACCATTGAATAAATCGCTGCGATTGACGATTCAATATGATATCCATTTGTCAAAACAGCCAAACTAATCACAACTACTAACAATGGAATCAAAGCCACCAAAAAATTCGGCCGTTTTTCTTTTTTAAAAGAAACCGTTTCTGCCGCTGCTGCCATTTCATGATGAGCATTCGTTAAGATATTCACTTCAGAGGAATGTTCCTCAAAATGCTCTCCGCGTGCAACTGCTTTTTTCACTGCATGTAAAAGGTAAGTACATCCTGCAACAGCAATCCCCGCCGCTACAATAATCCCTATTACCCCGCCTGCCCATGGAGTTGTATGGAAAAACGTACCGGGTATTAAGTTTTGAATTTCTGGTGATCCAGGCATAGTCATAGTAAAGGAAACTGATCCGAGCACAATTGCAGCAGGTATAAAACGTCTTGGTAAATTTGCTTCCCTAAATAACGATTCAGCTATTGGGTAAACCGAAAATCCAACTACAAAAAGCGATACACCACCATACGTCATGATAGCACAAGTAAGCACTGTTGCAAGTATTGCCCATTTCTTCCCCAGATACTTCATAAGTGCGTTGGCAATGGAATCAGCAGCTCCCGTATCAGCCATGACTTTACCAAATATAGCTCCGAGTAAGAATAATATAAACCATGATGCGAAGAATCCTGTAAACCCTTTCATATACGTTTCCATTAAAACCTTTGCGACATTTAGTCCCCCCGTTACTGCAACGAAAGAAGACGCAATGATTGCCCCAATAATAATGTTAATCCCTCGTAAAGTCATCCAGGTTAGCAGTCCAAGTGCTACCACGAGCAAAACAATCTCCATTTATGGATCCCCCTAAAAATAGTTTAATAACAATAATTTTTATTTATTTGCATTTGTTATTAGAAAAAAAACTTCATTGCAATTCCCCAATCTGGGGTGTTTCATTTGTCGTGTGCCAATTTAAGGGCTTCTTGTTCGGTATAATCATTTCAGTCAACGCTAATTTATCCGGTTATAATATCGTAAAAATTACGGCGTTCATTTAATATTAATGGATTAGAAACGGACAACCATTGGGATTTCTTTTCCTAACATACCATTCTATTTTTTCAGATAATTTACTGATCGTGAAATTATATGGATTGATTAACTTCTTCAGCTTGCATCGCATATTGTTGATGGAATAAGGACTAAGACTCGGGTGATTGCTGTAATTTTATCAGTTGTTGGTATACCTAAGAACGTTAGCTTTATTGGTGATTATTGCTGACGGGTTTGTTTCAGCTTAGCTGATGTTTCTGAACTATATTGAACTTTAAGCTTTCCTGCTAACAACATTATTAGTGTGTCTATAAAATCAAGGCCATTTTCTAAAAAATGCATCACCCCCTTTAAAGTTGTATTAGACTCGTTGACTTTAAATACTACTTGACCTCTCATGTGTTAATCACATCAAATGTAAGCGTTATCTTTTTATTTCAAATGATAATCAACTGTTGTGATTATTTATTATCTACGCTAAATTAAATAGACCCTTACTCAAGAAACAAATCAGACTACAGTCTAATTTTAATAATTCTAGAAATATTCTGTCAACAATTATTTTGGAGGTTTTTAAAAAATGCTTGAACCTAAAAAAAAGCAACGCAGAGGCGAAAAAACTCGCGAAAAAATTTTAATTACATCTTTAAAACTTTTTAGTGAAAAAGGTTATGACAAAGTGACAGTAGATGAAATAGTAAAAAAAAGCGGCACATCAAAAGGATCCTTTTACCAACACTTTTCCGCAAAATCGGACATATTCTTAGTGAGATTCACAGAAGTCGACGATTACTATCGCAAAGTATTCCACTCTTTCCCTGATGACATGGATTCTTTTGAAAAACTATTTATTTTCATCCAGAAATTAATGAGATTTCTAGATGAAGAAATGGGCAAAGATCTTATGAAAGTCATATACAGTTCTGCGTTAGATTCAAAAGAGCATACATACTTTTTAGATCAAAACCGCTCACTCTTTCAAATTATTCGATTATTACTTGAAGAAGCGAAGGAACGAGGCACCATTAAAACAGATCAATCCCTAGATGACACCTCAACACTGATTATACAAAGCTTAATGGGAATCATTTACCATTGGGGGTTACACGACTCTGATCGCAGTTTAGAATCGTTAGCCATTCCACTTACAAAAACCGTCATCGATGGGCTGCAGAAGCACTTGTAAAGAGATATTTCGATTTTTTGACAAGACCTTGCTGCCAATTCTTTTTTTTAGTTGTTTCTTCTTTCTTAATTGTTTCCATCATCCCAATCTTGTAATAACAAAGGACACTAAGTAACAGTATTTTTGCTGTCACTTAGTGTCCTAGAGTGTCTGGATTATATTCACATCTTTAATTTCCAAAATAGCTGACTTTTTATTCATGCTCGATAAAACTACTTATCTTATCTACTTGTCGTGAAGCTTTAAAGCAGGTGTATACATTGTGCCTGAGTATATTCCATCCAGGAAAACAAGTATTCCAAAGGTTAAGAGTTATTAAAGATTTAGAGACTTCATCCCTTTTTCAAACGGCTAGTTAGTTCTCCAAAAATTGTTTAATAGGATCTACAAATTTCTCATATTCTAAAAGAGCTGCCAAGTGGCCGCAATCGGTTGTCACTTCGAAATAGTGTGCTTTTTTTCCTAACCTTCGTAATCGCTCTATCAAATCCCTGCTTTCTTTAGGCGGCAGCAAAAGATCACTTGAAACCGGCACCGCTAATACCTCCGCTTGTACTCTTTCTAATGCTTTATCGTAGGACTCGTAGCCATTTTCAATATTGAACAGTTGATTAGCCCTTGTAATATATAGCCAATGTTCAGGATCTACATCCCCTATCCGGCTTTCAATCAAATGATCCAATTCTTGAAAATATTTATGCGGTTGTTGATCCCAATCCCATTTGGCCAACGGGTCCGAAATAGGTAAGGGGTGCCCCCATAATTGAGTCGCAGCTTCATATGATCTGTTTTGAAGAGTCATCATTTTTACGGCCAATCTGAGCCCTGCTTCAGGTGAAATACGAATCGCATCCACCCCTATCTGCAGCGGTATCACACCGGTATAGGCAGGCATACGTCCTCCACTGATTACAGAAATGACCTTTTGCATTGAACCTGGATAATCAACAGCCCATTGTATAGCCTGCATTCCACCCATTGATGGCCCTGCAACGCAATACATTTTTTCTATGCCCAAGGATTTTACAAGTTCATACTGCACCCTCACAAAGTCCCGTATGGTTACTTGGGGAAAAGATAGACCATATTTTTCTCCAGTGTGCGGGTTTATAGAAGACGGGCCTGTCGTAATTACATGAGAATTGTTCGCATTCACATTGCACAGTACGTCCGAACTGATAATAAAATAGCGATTGGTATCAAATGCTTTTCTAGGGCCAACCATTGTGTCCCACCAGCCAGGTTCGGCATTTTCCGGTTCATTGGCATATCTGCCGGCAATATGGCTGTTCCCGCTAAAAAAATGGCAAATTAAAATAGCATTTGAATGGTCTTCGTTTAGTGTTCCATAGGTTTCATATCCAATTTGGATTGGCAAGCTTACTCCAGCTTCAAAAGTGAATTCGTCCAAGCTAAAAACACGTTTTTTAACGATCATAAAAAATTCCCTCCCAAAAACATAAAATATGTATTTGAAGTATTTTTATAAAAGAACTAAGCAGAAAAGCTTATCACTAATTTTTCTATTCTTCTTAAGTTTCTCATATTTAAAAGGGATAACCAACTATAAAGTGCTAGTACAAAAATGTCCCACTTGCAATGTGGGCAGACTTTTTATTGGAACTTTTTTTGGCAGCAACTAACCCATCACGCAACATTCGCAAATAGACTCACTTCACCATTTCTCACTCGGGAACAATTTTCTGGATTTCAGAGATGTACCAGTTGACAAAGCCGCTCCAGAACCAGATGGCGCATCCATGTATATTCCAAAGCAGGTACTCTCCTTATCTGAATTTTAATAGAGAATAATCATGTTTTATAAGACTAACGAGCTCTAGATATATTCATGTTTAGACATATTTTTATAGATTAAGGAGTCAATTCCGTCTGCAAAATTGGAAAAAAGGTATAGGCAAGAATAATGCTTATGATGGCCGCTACAACCATAGCTAAGCTTGCAAACGTTCCTTCCAGCTCTCCCATTTCAAATGCTTTTGAAGTTCCGGCTCCATGAGCACCCATTCCAAGGAGCAGACCTTTAGCGGTTGAGGATCTGATTGAAATCAGTCGAATTAATATTGGTCCTAATATACTCCCCGTCAGCCCTGTTATGATTACAAATACAGCCGTCATAGTCGGTATCCCCCCAATGGTTTTTGAAATATCCATTGCAATTGGGGTGGTTATGGAACGTGGAACCAAACTGTTAATGAGATTTGGGCTCAGTTTCATCCACAATGCTATAAGGAATGAAGAAACGATGGCTGTAAATGAGCCTACTGCCAGGCTAACAATAATTTCAACCCCATGTTTTTTTAGCAGCTGAAAATGTTTATACATAGGAACGGCAAATGCAACAGTTGCCGGACCCAGTAATTTTGTGAGCCACTTGGCACCGCTATTGTAAGTTGGATACTGCGTATGAAAAGCCATTAGCAGTATAATCAAGACAATCGGGCAAATTAATATGGGCGAAAGCAAGAGAGATTTCCATCTTTTATAAAGCTTTTTACATAAAACAAATATAACAACAGTTAGGATAATACTAACGATCGGCAGAAGCAGTTCCACGTTTTCCACCCCTTCTAAATTTAGATAAAATTTCAGCTGAAAGACCAGTAAATGCCATCACCACCAAGGTGCTTAATATAATGACTAATACAATTTTAATTCCTTGAATCCCCATAATTTGCTTGTATTGAACAATGCCAACTGCAGAAGGGACAAAGAAAAGAAGGAGCTCAGATAAAAGCCAAGTAGCGCCAAGATCCACCCACGCCACTTTGATCACTTTTAACGACAGTAGTAAAAATAATAAAAATAACCCAATAATACTTCCTGGTATTGGTAAATACAGGACACTTGACAGAAAATTACCGATGATTAAAAGAATGTAAAGAAAGCATACCTGCATTATCTTTGTGATAATCTTCATTTTAAATTCTCATCCTTTATATTGTGAAATAAATCACAAATGTATTTATATAAAAAAAGAGTCATCTAGCAATGGATGCCTCTTAAATTTTACAATCCACTTTCCATAAATTTGTCTAAGATTGGTTTGTACCGATCTTTTTTTATATGTTAGTAGCTCTCTTAATAAAGACTGTTTTAGCATAGATTGTTGTTTTTCGTAGAGATACTAATCCATATTCGTTTGTCGTCGCGGCATCTTTTCGTTCATTGAACAAAAGTATACAGCTTGAACCTTTTGTTTAAGAAGTTTTTAGCATAAATAGAAACAAAGGTTACAAAAAGAGCCTAATAAAATCAGTAGTTTTAGTTATAATCTACGTTACAGCATATTGGGGAGCAGCTCTCTACTGGATTCCGCTCACACTTCAAATGTAACTCATTAATTTTCATTCGTAAAATACATAAAAATAATATAATTTATTCCTTTTTTTTATAAATGAATTGTTTTAAATAAAGGCTCTGTTATTCTTGTTTGTTGATTTCCGCTTCAGGCACTTCTTTTTCTCTTGCGTAATGTTAATAAAAAAAGGCATCCTAAACTTCATTCAATTTTTAAAAGATTGATTTTGATGATCACATCATTTCAGAAGCGGACGTGAAAGAAGATAAACTTCCTGTCAAAAAAGAGATGTTAGTTAGTTAGTTAGTTATATTTCTGCTGCTTATATTGGGGTAATCGTTTGGTGGTTAGAAAATGATATGCCATGCTCCCCTTCTTCTCTGGCTGAACAGATGATTCAAATGAATGCGCAAGGTCCTTATCAATTATTAAAACAACATAGGAATCCTTGATCATTTAATAGCCTTAAAACATGACTGACTGATATTATCCATTTCTAAATTTAAAACTGCAGAAAAAAAACGTTCCAAACAAAGTTACTTTGGGACGTCCTCTAAGCATTCACTGATCATTGTCAAAATATTAGAGTTTACACATTCTTAAACACTTTAAGCTACATACCACCCGATACGCTAAGGGTTTCTCCTGTTACAGCCGCTGCGCCATCGGATGCAAGGTAAATAGCTGCCGCCGCAATTTCAGATGGTTCAACAAATCTTTTTAAATGCTGTCGATCTAAAATATGTTTATGAAGGGCTTCATTCTCTGATATTCCATCTTCTTTCGCTAAGGAAGCCAGTTGTTTCATCACTAATTCTGTTTTTACTGCACCCGGCATAATCGCATTCACAGTAATTCCATCGTTTGCCGTTTCAATGGCTACCGTACGTGTTAGGCCGACAACCCCATGCTTCGCAGAAACATAGGCTGATTTAAATGGAGAAGCCATTTTACCATGAACAGAGGAGATATTAATAATTCTTCCATACTGCTGTTTCTTCATAAAAGGAACAATATACTTGGTTAAGAGGAAAGGTCCCGTTAACATGATGTCTATTAACTGTCTCCATTTTGCCACAGGAAAATCCTCCACCTTGTCAATATGCTGAAGCCCTGCGTTATTTACAAGAACATCGATGGTTCCCCGGTCAGTTATCACCTGATCAATAAATCGCTTAACCGATTCATCATCCGCCACATCCACCTCATAGCCTTTTGCTTGGCTGCCTAAATTTTTTGCACTTTCAACGGCTTGTTCAAGATTCAAATCACCAATCGCAACAAAATCGCCATTCTTAATAAAAGCTTCTGCAATAGCATACCCAATTCCTCGAGCTGCACCTGTTACAATTACCGTTCTCTCTTTGTGTTCAGTCATTTCTTATTCCTCCTTAGCATGTTCTTAGAAAGGTCATTTTTTTATCATTTCTAATTGTACTGCTCGGTGTTTTATTAGTAAAATACATAGAAGGAATATAATTAATGCATATTAATTATAAATAAAAAACTGAGGGGAGATCTTCTTAGTGGATATTCGTCAGCTTGGTTATTTTATAGAAGTCGCTGCACAAATGAGCTTTTCAAAAGCTGCTGAACAACTAAATATTAGCCAGCCAAGTCTTAGCAAAATGGTAAAAAATCTTGAGGATGAATTAGGTACAGTCTTGTTTGATCGTACCACAAAAAAAATGGAGCTTACGGATGCAGGCAAAGTGGTTATTGTACAGGCAAAGGAGATCATGAAACTTATTCGTAATTTATCCTCTGACCTTTCTGATGTAATGGAAATAAAAAAAGGAAGCATTAAAATTGGAATTCCACCTGTCATAGGTTCGCTTTTTTTTCCTAAGTTAGTAAGTGATTTTCAAATGTTATATCCCAAAATTGAAGTGGAACTGGTTGAAAAAGGAGCAAAAAAAATAGAAAAATTCGTAGAGGAAGGTATTGTGGATGTTGGAGTTGCTCTCTTACCGGTAGATGAAAGTTTATTCGAGATATACCCCTTTGCGTCCCGTGAGTTAAAGTTAATTGTTCATCCAGAGCATCCTCTGGCAAATTTAAATCAGGTTTCCCTTGTTGATTTAAAGAATGAATCCTTTATACTGATGCGTGAAGACTTTGCTTTACATGACAGAATTTCCGAGGCCTGCATACAGTCTGGATTTGAGCCAACCATCTCTTTTGAAAGCTCACAATGGGATTTTATTAGTGAAATGGTTGCAAACAGGCTTGGAGTAGCCATCTTCCCGGACACTCTCTGTGAGAAACTTGATTCAAAGCGGATCAAAGCTGTATCCATTGTGAATCCCGGCATTCCCTGGAATCTGGCCTTAATATGGCGTAAAAATAAGTATTTATCCTATGTGAGCAAAGAATTTATTCATTTCTTCCGCAATACATTTCAAAATTAAACAAATTTATAATTTTACTAAAGAGGTCAGCTGCAGCTGACCTTTATGTTTCCCTATTTATAACTATTACGAATAAATTTCATTCTCTATATATATTTAACCTCTAAGATCAATAGATGTAGAGTAGATAAAGAACGATAATATGAAAGGATGAACAAAACATTATGCTGAAAAA is a genomic window containing:
- a CDS encoding GNAT family N-acetyltransferase; amino-acid sequence: MSDIIINLLEESDAQELFTFELKNRAFFERVGFPRGDNYYELNNFNTLIKESIEEQEKGLISMYLIKNHNGVILGRINLVSIVRGSFNKAELGYRIGEEHQGKGYATSAVKLILDEAVNNHRLHRIEAGTSPDNIGSQIVLIKNGFQFVGRYNKYIYKNGKWCDSIYFEKILD
- a CDS encoding GntP family permease, whose protein sequence is MEIVLLVVALGLLTWMTLRGINIIIGAIIASSFVAVTGGLNVAKVLMETYMKGFTGFFASWFILFLLGAIFGKVMADTGAADSIANALMKYLGKKWAILATVLTCAIMTYGGVSLFVVGFSVYPIAESLFREANLPRRFIPAAIVLGSVSFTMTMPGSPEIQNLIPGTFFHTTPWAGGVIGIIVAAGIAVAGCTYLLHAVKKAVARGEHFEEHSSEVNILTNAHHEMAAAAETVSFKKEKRPNFLVALIPLLVVVISLAVLTNGYHIESSIAAIYSMVGGIIMAWLLMFPFIRQFWGSLAEGASESITAISNTCAVVGFGSVVAITQGFHQVVYAVTHIPGPPLLGLGIGVTVIAGVTGSASGGLGIALPILTPIYTKMGLNPGAMHRVSALASGGLDAMPHNGYVVTLIRSIAKDTHKRAYWPLAVVAGVITTIGMLVAIILFSIH
- a CDS encoding TetR/AcrR family transcriptional regulator encodes the protein MLEPKKKQRRGEKTREKILITSLKLFSEKGYDKVTVDEIVKKSGTSKGSFYQHFSAKSDIFLVRFTEVDDYYRKVFHSFPDDMDSFEKLFIFIQKLMRFLDEEMGKDLMKVIYSSALDSKEHTYFLDQNRSLFQIIRLLLEEAKERGTIKTDQSLDDTSTLIIQSLMGIIYHWGLHDSDRSLESLAIPLTKTVIDGLQKHL
- a CDS encoding homoserine O-acetyltransferase family protein, whose product is MIVKKRVFSLDEFTFEAGVSLPIQIGYETYGTLNEDHSNAILICHFFSGNSHIAGRYANEPENAEPGWWDTMVGPRKAFDTNRYFIISSDVLCNVNANNSHVITTGPSSINPHTGEKYGLSFPQVTIRDFVRVQYELVKSLGIEKMYCVAGPSMGGMQAIQWAVDYPGSMQKVISVISGGRMPAYTGVIPLQIGVDAIRISPEAGLRLAVKMMTLQNRSYEAATQLWGHPLPISDPLAKWDWDQQPHKYFQELDHLIESRIGDVDPEHWLYITRANQLFNIENGYESYDKALERVQAEVLAVPVSSDLLLPPKESRDLIERLRRLGKKAHYFEVTTDCGHLAALLEYEKFVDPIKQFLEN
- a CDS encoding CidB/LrgB family autolysis modulator, with the translated sequence MELLLPIVSIILTVVIFVLCKKLYKRWKSLLLSPILICPIVLIILLMAFHTQYPTYNSGAKWLTKLLGPATVAFAVPMYKHFQLLKKHGVEIIVSLAVGSFTAIVSSFLIALWMKLSPNLINSLVPRSITTPIAMDISKTIGGIPTMTAVFVIITGLTGSILGPILIRLISIRSSTAKGLLLGMGAHGAGTSKAFEMGELEGTFASLAMVVAAIISIILAYTFFPILQTELTP
- a CDS encoding CidA/LrgA family protein translates to MKIITKIMQVCFLYILLIIGNFLSSVLYLPIPGSIIGLFLLFLLLSLKVIKVAWVDLGATWLLSELLLFFVPSAVGIVQYKQIMGIQGIKIVLVIILSTLVVMAFTGLSAEILSKFRRGGKRGTASADR
- a CDS encoding TetR-like C-terminal domain-containing protein — its product is MSAAYIGVIVWWLENDMPCSPSSLAEQMIQMNAQGPYQLLKQHRNP
- a CDS encoding 3-hydroxybutyrate dehydrogenase; translation: MTEHKERTVIVTGAARGIGYAIAEAFIKNGDFVAIGDLNLEQAVESAKNLGSQAKGYEVDVADDESVKRFIDQVITDRGTIDVLVNNAGLQHIDKVEDFPVAKWRQLIDIMLTGPFLLTKYIVPFMKKQQYGRIINISSVHGKMASPFKSAYVSAKHGVVGLTRTVAIETANDGITVNAIMPGAVKTELVMKQLASLAKEDGISENEALHKHILDRQHLKRFVEPSEIAAAAIYLASDGAAAVTGETLSVSGGM
- a CDS encoding LysR family transcriptional regulator, with the translated sequence MDIRQLGYFIEVAAQMSFSKAAEQLNISQPSLSKMVKNLEDELGTVLFDRTTKKMELTDAGKVVIVQAKEIMKLIRNLSSDLSDVMEIKKGSIKIGIPPVIGSLFFPKLVSDFQMLYPKIEVELVEKGAKKIEKFVEEGIVDVGVALLPVDESLFEIYPFASRELKLIVHPEHPLANLNQVSLVDLKNESFILMREDFALHDRISEACIQSGFEPTISFESSQWDFISEMVANRLGVAIFPDTLCEKLDSKRIKAVSIVNPGIPWNLALIWRKNKYLSYVSKEFIHFFRNTFQN